In the Pseudanabaena sp. PCC 7367 genome, one interval contains:
- a CDS encoding DMT family transporter, which translates to MPKSQLPELSRRSGFVILPFFLWGTAMVAMKAVLPQTEPLFLAGMRIMPAGLIVIAAASWLGRSQPMGWRAWLWISIFALVDGFLFQFFLALGLVRTGAGLGSLIIDSQPLAVALLAALIYQERISWLGVIGLFVGVVGIGLIGLPADLLTAFGQGDLAAVIAGGVFTTGEWLMLGASLSMAVGTILIRPVVAHADPVAATGWHMFLGGLPLLLLSGMYEQNQWQSLVNWQWLCIAYAAIFGSAIAYGLFFYFASTGSLTTLSTLTFSTPVFALLFSSILLQESLRSVQWFGVGLTLASIYLVSGRGSVTEAELEPNQVDPA; encoded by the coding sequence ATGCCCAAATCTCAATTGCCTGAACTGTCCCGTCGCTCTGGATTTGTGATCCTGCCTTTTTTCCTGTGGGGAACGGCAATGGTGGCGATGAAAGCAGTGTTACCGCAAACGGAGCCATTGTTTTTGGCAGGGATGCGGATTATGCCCGCTGGGCTGATCGTGATCGCAGCAGCTAGTTGGTTAGGCCGATCGCAACCAATGGGTTGGCGAGCCTGGCTATGGATTAGCATTTTTGCGTTGGTGGACGGCTTTTTATTTCAATTTTTCCTGGCGCTGGGGCTGGTCAGAACCGGAGCTGGATTGGGATCGCTGATTATTGACTCACAACCACTGGCGGTGGCTTTGTTGGCGGCGCTGATCTACCAAGAGCGAATTAGTTGGTTAGGCGTAATTGGCCTGTTTGTTGGCGTGGTTGGGATTGGCCTGATTGGTCTGCCAGCGGATCTGCTCACTGCCTTTGGCCAAGGCGATCTAGCTGCGGTAATTGCGGGCGGTGTTTTTACCACGGGGGAATGGTTGATGCTGGGGGCTTCGTTGTCGATGGCGGTGGGCACAATTTTAATCCGGCCAGTGGTAGCCCATGCCGATCCGGTTGCTGCTACGGGTTGGCATATGTTCCTGGGAGGCTTACCGTTGTTGCTCCTGTCTGGTATGTATGAACAAAATCAATGGCAATCGCTGGTGAATTGGCAATGGCTTTGTATTGCCTATGCAGCGATCTTTGGCAGTGCGATCGCCTATGGTTTGTTCTTCTATTTTGCTAGCACGGGTAGTTTGACTACTCTCAGTACGCTGACTTTTTCGACCCCGGTGTTTGCCTTGCTGTTTAGTAGCATTTTGTTGCAGGAAAGCTTGCGATCGGTGCAATGGTTTGGGGTGGGCTTGACGTTGGCAAGTATTTATCTGGTGAGTGGGCGGGGTAGCGTAACAGAAGCAGAGCTAGAACCCAATCAAGTCGATCCTGCTTAA